A stretch of the Leopardus geoffroyi isolate Oge1 chromosome B2, O.geoffroyi_Oge1_pat1.0, whole genome shotgun sequence genome encodes the following:
- the CALHM4 gene encoding calcium homeostasis modulator protein 4 gives MSPTLNNIVSSLQRSGIFINSLIAASTIGGQQLFSSFTFKCPCQVGKNFYYGSAFLLIPALLLLVAGYALRSQMWTMSREYCCSCAPPRRRISLLERKLACLRFFSITGRALVAPLTWLAATLLTGTYYECAASEFASVDRYAVFDNVSASRREQILAGFPCCKSTPSDMIQVRDEVALLHRYQSQMLGWILITLATVAILVSRCLATCCSPLPSRQHWYWTNHLRNERELFEQAAEQHSRLLITKRIQKLFGFIPGKEDVKRIRIPSCQDWKEISAPGLLCMGDDLQGHYSFLRDRLDEESEESKSEGIELRP, from the exons ATGAGCCCGACTCTCAACAATATTGTGTCTTCCCTGCAGAGAAGTGGAATATTTATCAATTCTTTAATTGCTGCTTCGACTATTGGTGGGCAACAGCTGTTCTCTTCTTTCACATTCAAATGTCCTTGCCAGGTTGGGAAAAATTTCTACTATGGTTCTGCTTTTCTACTCATTCCAGCCTTGCTCCTTCTGGTTGCTGGCTATGCCCTGAGAAGCCAGATGTGGACAATGAGCCGTGAATATTGCTGCAGCTGTGCTCCTCCACGCCGGAGAATCAGCCTCTTGGAGCGCAAGCTGGCTTGCCTTAGGTTCTTCAGCATCActgggagggcacttgttgctCCGTTAACATGGCTGGCGGCAACCCTGCTGACAGGCACCTACTATGAATGTGCGGCAAGTGAATTCGCATCTGTGGACCGTTACGCCGTATTTGACAATGTCAGTGCCAGCAGACGGGAACAGATCCTAGCTGGGTTTCCATGTTGCAAATCAACTCCATCTGACATGATCCAAGTGAGAGATGAAGTAGCTCTTCTGCACAGATACCAGTCACAA ATGCTGGGCTGGATTTTGATCACCTTGGCAACCGTCGCTATCCTAGTGTCCCGCTGCTTGGCGACGtgctgctcccccctcccctctcggCAGCACTGGTACTGGACCAACCACCTCCGCAACGAGAGGGAGCTCTTTGAACAAGCTGCAGAACAGCATTCGCGGCTCCTCATCACGAAGCGCATACAGAAACTCTTTGGCTTCATTCCTGGAAAGGAAGACGTCAAACGCATCCGCATTCCTTCGTGTCAGGACTGGAAAGAGATTTCAGCACCCGGTCTTCTCTGCATGGGGGACGATTTGCAAGGTCACTACAGCTTCCTTAGAGACAGGCTGGATGAGGAGAGTGAGGAAAGCAAATCTGAAGGCATCGAATTACGACCTTGA